In the Corynebacterium kroppenstedtii genome, one interval contains:
- a CDS encoding GNAT family N-acetyltransferase: MSVYVTGKRLMDMTVAQVHDLYKLRVDIFVHEQESPYKEIDDTDIHPGTQHLLAYETDGGLRLIGTARVYGKPDEGQHIGRVCVAENARGRGIATQLVEKALEVCKERAAGIDPHKGALVEVNAQSHLVEWYERFGFVVDGEEFEEAGRPHKHMSMRI, encoded by the coding sequence ATGAGCGTCTACGTTACCGGTAAGCGCCTGATGGATATGACTGTCGCTCAGGTTCATGACCTATACAAATTGCGCGTTGATATCTTTGTTCATGAGCAAGAAAGCCCATATAAGGAAATCGACGACACCGATATTCACCCTGGTACACAACACTTATTGGCGTACGAGACCGACGGCGGGCTACGTCTCATCGGAACTGCTCGTGTCTACGGCAAGCCCGACGAAGGACAGCACATTGGGCGGGTGTGTGTGGCAGAAAACGCTCGTGGCCGTGGAATCGCCACGCAACTAGTGGAAAAGGCACTGGAGGTGTGCAAGGAGCGCGCGGCCGGCATCGATCCTCACAAAGGCGCGTTAGTTGAAGTCAATGCTCAATCACACCTGGTTGAGTGGTATGAACGCTTCGGCTTTGTCGTTGACGGTGAAGAGTTCGAAGAAGCCGGACGACCGCATAAACACATGAGCATGCGAATCTAA
- the thiD gene encoding bifunctional hydroxymethylpyrimidine kinase/phosphomethylpyrimidine kinase — MTSSPSSSDSALSDRLSPVPVVLTIAGSDSSGGAGIQADLKTIYALGGFGCVAITAVTAQNTRGVDGAEYMRPDFVAQQIQSVADDYPIDAIKIGMVGSASIADAIAGKVEALSLPVPVVWDPVMVASSGSSLVDGHSGATDGFIKLARCADALTPNGRELVGLCDMVGVAVPATLREHLAASVGDASAEDNQTPAAEGGAGDSADQSSSLSSAIAEAASALSATLGTVIVVTGGPDNGFGDNGPKVTEVVAEQGETVFLSHNRVDTTNTHGTGCTFSSALATYAALRVYESNKDGVVASGKGSGTLDCDWRGAVQDAATWTRRALIAADDLDLAIGLHRNRDLSGTPQPAHVKGNAPLDHFWAMR; from the coding sequence ATGACTTCTTCACCTTCTTCCTCGGACAGTGCGCTATCTGACCGGCTGTCGCCCGTCCCCGTTGTTTTGACCATTGCTGGATCGGATTCGTCCGGTGGTGCAGGGATACAAGCAGACCTAAAGACGATTTATGCCCTCGGCGGCTTTGGCTGCGTTGCCATTACAGCTGTTACCGCCCAGAACACCCGGGGTGTCGATGGCGCCGAATACATGAGACCTGACTTTGTGGCCCAACAAATCCAATCGGTTGCCGACGACTATCCGATCGATGCGATCAAGATAGGCATGGTGGGAAGCGCTTCGATTGCCGACGCGATCGCCGGGAAGGTGGAGGCGTTATCGCTTCCGGTACCGGTGGTGTGGGATCCCGTTATGGTGGCGTCAAGTGGAAGCTCGTTAGTGGACGGACATTCGGGAGCGACGGATGGTTTCATCAAACTTGCCCGGTGTGCTGACGCTTTAACGCCCAATGGCCGAGAGCTTGTAGGACTCTGCGATATGGTGGGAGTTGCTGTGCCTGCGACGCTAAGAGAACACCTTGCAGCATCGGTGGGGGACGCCTCGGCGGAGGATAACCAAACGCCCGCAGCGGAGGGCGGCGCTGGTGACTCCGCTGATCAGTCGTCGTCACTATCATCTGCTATCGCAGAAGCGGCATCCGCTTTGTCAGCGACGTTGGGAACTGTCATTGTTGTTACGGGTGGTCCCGATAACGGATTCGGTGATAATGGGCCGAAGGTCACCGAGGTCGTAGCTGAACAGGGCGAAACGGTTTTCCTAAGTCATAATCGCGTGGACACGACTAACACGCATGGCACTGGTTGCACATTCAGCTCGGCTTTAGCCACGTACGCTGCCCTGCGAGTCTATGAATCCAATAAGGACGGTGTGGTGGCTTCTGGTAAAGGTAGCGGCACACTGGATTGTGATTGGCGAGGTGCAGTTCAGGATGCCGCAACATGGACGCGCCGGGCACTGATTGCAGCGGATGACCTTGATCTAGCCATTGGTCTTCATCGAAATAGGGATCTTAGTGGCACGCCACAGCCGGCCCACGTGAAAGGGAATGCGCCTCTAGATCACTTTTGGGCAATGCGGTAG
- a CDS encoding mycothiol transferase produces MDATEIFVDFASRPIDAVHNLPDLTPEQLNAHPGGHDNSIAWLLWHAGREVDMQLSQLNGSEQLWTAQGFKDRFALSHGDSLGYGHSSEEARSIVVNDQKLLVAYVTETLTSLIEYAKSGLDWDDVIDRNWTPAVTRGVRMISIVDDAAQHVGQAAYIAGMPEL; encoded by the coding sequence ATGGACGCTACAGAGATTTTCGTTGATTTTGCCTCCCGCCCCATCGATGCTGTTCACAACCTACCGGACCTCACCCCAGAGCAACTTAACGCCCACCCGGGTGGCCATGATAACTCCATCGCATGGCTGCTGTGGCATGCTGGCCGCGAGGTGGATATGCAATTGTCTCAGCTCAACGGCTCCGAGCAGTTGTGGACAGCGCAAGGGTTCAAAGACCGCTTCGCTCTAAGCCACGGCGATTCACTAGGCTACGGTCATTCCTCCGAGGAAGCGCGTTCCATCGTCGTTAATGACCAAAAGCTGCTGGTTGCTTATGTCACTGAAACGTTGACTTCCCTCATCGAGTACGCGAAATCGGGTCTTGACTGGGACGACGTTATTGACCGGAACTGGACACCGGCAGTGACTCGCGGTGTGCGTATGATTTCAATTGTCGACGACGCTGCCCAGCATGTCGGGCAGGCAGCATATATCGCTGGAATGCCTGAGCTCTAG
- a CDS encoding SDR family oxidoreductase produces the protein MISEKAHTANYSARHPERRVLVTGATGYVGGRVIPELLRAGSTVRASSRSTDSLRRFDWFDDIEPVEADLMNPDDVRHAMENVDVVLYLVHSMGSSDQDFEEAEKQTATAIASAASDASVRQIIYLSGLHPRGKKPHELSKHMRSRDNVATILHESPVPTLTLRAATLIGSGSASFEIIRHLVERLPIMVTPNWINNRIEPLAIRDALYYLVRASDLDDTVNEGFDIGSGDVLRFKDLMKIYAHERGLRRIILPSPLSLPVDRLSGMWIGFVTPVPSSIAKPLAESMAENAVTDEHNIAHYIPDPDEGLTSYTEAVRLAITHDLNGGVPTSWDSSWTVPDEAQHTTPPHSATTDSTAENSATGDALPAEISPTDPSWAGNNVYQDVRSVESDLSPEQIWPVIEGIGGDNGWYSAPLLWRIRGILDKLFGGPGLGGRRDPVALRRGDRVDWWRVEKIVPNRCLGLKAEMKLRGEAWLVLEVEPCNEGTTKPRSQYRQRAIYEPDGLLGRLYWWGVYPFHAVIFPVMAKNILKRAQEESEGTR, from the coding sequence ATAATCTCCGAAAAAGCCCACACTGCCAATTACTCCGCACGGCACCCTGAGCGGCGAGTACTTGTTACAGGGGCCACCGGATACGTCGGCGGCCGTGTCATCCCCGAACTACTACGCGCTGGTTCCACTGTTCGCGCATCGTCACGGAGCACAGACAGTCTACGTCGATTCGACTGGTTCGATGATATCGAGCCCGTCGAAGCTGACCTCATGAATCCCGACGATGTTCGGCACGCCATGGAAAACGTTGACGTCGTCCTCTACCTGGTACATTCCATGGGCAGCAGCGATCAAGACTTTGAGGAAGCAGAAAAACAAACTGCAACAGCTATCGCGTCCGCCGCCTCGGACGCGTCTGTTCGACAAATTATTTATCTCTCTGGCCTCCATCCCCGTGGGAAGAAACCACACGAACTGTCAAAGCATATGCGGTCGCGGGATAACGTTGCGACCATACTGCATGAATCCCCGGTGCCCACTCTCACGCTTCGCGCAGCCACTCTCATCGGATCAGGCTCCGCGTCTTTCGAAATCATCCGCCATCTAGTTGAGCGTCTTCCCATCATGGTGACTCCCAATTGGATCAATAACCGTATTGAGCCCTTAGCAATCCGGGACGCTTTGTATTACCTTGTCAGGGCGTCGGACTTGGACGACACAGTCAATGAAGGCTTTGACATCGGCAGTGGAGATGTCCTCCGCTTTAAAGATCTCATGAAAATCTACGCGCATGAGCGTGGCCTACGCAGGATAATTCTCCCGTCACCTCTATCGCTTCCCGTCGATCGGCTCTCCGGCATGTGGATTGGCTTCGTCACCCCTGTTCCCTCCTCTATCGCCAAGCCTCTGGCAGAATCCATGGCGGAAAACGCGGTTACCGACGAACATAACATCGCACATTACATTCCCGACCCCGACGAAGGCCTGACCTCATACACTGAGGCCGTGAGGTTAGCCATCACCCATGACCTCAACGGGGGCGTGCCAACGTCATGGGATTCTAGTTGGACTGTTCCCGACGAGGCCCAGCACACCACACCACCCCACTCTGCCACCACCGATAGCACTGCAGAAAACTCCGCAACAGGCGACGCTCTCCCCGCAGAGATCTCTCCGACGGATCCCTCGTGGGCAGGCAATAATGTCTATCAAGACGTCCGGTCTGTGGAATCAGACCTCTCACCCGAACAAATCTGGCCGGTTATTGAAGGCATTGGCGGAGATAACGGCTGGTACTCAGCGCCCTTATTGTGGCGAATTCGTGGAATCCTAGACAAACTTTTCGGTGGACCTGGGCTAGGTGGCCGTCGCGATCCAGTCGCTTTACGACGGGGTGACCGCGTGGACTGGTGGAGGGTTGAAAAAATTGTTCCCAACAGATGCTTAGGCCTTAAAGCTGAAATGAAGCTCCGCGGGGAGGCGTGGCTCGTACTAGAAGTCGAGCCTTGCAACGAAGGCACCACAAAGCCTCGCAGCCAATATCGTCAACGTGCAATTTACGAGCCCGATGGTTTGCTAGGGCGCTTGTACTGGTGGGGTGTCTATCCATTCCACGCTGTTATTTTCCCGGTCATGGCCAAAAATATTCTGAAGAGAGCACAAGAGGAAAGCGAGGGAACACGCTAA
- a CDS encoding lactate/malate family dehydrogenase — protein MHSTKLVVVGLGHVGSSVVTFAMASGLYSEIAVIDTKDGLALGEGLDHSQSTGVPGTTNTYIHEGTYDDARDADVIICAAGASIIPDPDRPDYVPPRSLLAKVGAQAARDVMKNVSERTKEPVIIFITNPLDAVVHIASTEFDYPASKVLGTGTMLDSARLRWAVAQELGIDPKSVTGYMMGEHGTTAVPILSNLNVQGVSWSELERWSGKTLPSRDDIKQRVVDSAYDVFFAKGWTDAGVARSANVLAKSILLNERSVHPVCSRLDGEYGLGDISMSVPAVLGAEGLIRRLPPIVDAWEQEKLEESADSIRAVYAEAIK, from the coding sequence ATGCATTCAACAAAACTTGTGGTGGTAGGCCTAGGCCATGTGGGGTCGTCCGTGGTCACATTCGCGATGGCGTCGGGTTTATATTCCGAGATCGCTGTTATTGATACGAAGGATGGGTTAGCTCTCGGCGAGGGGCTTGACCACTCTCAATCAACCGGCGTCCCCGGAACAACAAATACGTACATTCATGAAGGCACGTATGATGACGCCCGCGACGCTGACGTCATCATTTGTGCAGCGGGCGCGTCGATAATCCCGGATCCGGATCGGCCAGATTATGTGCCGCCACGTTCTCTTCTCGCGAAGGTCGGTGCTCAAGCGGCTCGCGACGTCATGAAAAATGTGTCCGAACGGACCAAGGAACCGGTCATCATTTTCATAACGAATCCGCTGGATGCTGTGGTGCATATTGCATCGACGGAATTTGATTACCCAGCGTCAAAAGTATTGGGAACTGGCACAATGCTGGATTCGGCTCGGTTGCGCTGGGCCGTTGCACAAGAGTTGGGGATTGATCCAAAGTCGGTCACTGGTTACATGATGGGGGAACACGGAACTACTGCTGTTCCGATTCTTTCTAACCTCAACGTGCAGGGCGTGTCGTGGTCTGAGCTTGAGCGTTGGAGTGGGAAGACTTTACCGTCTCGTGATGACATCAAGCAACGGGTTGTTGACTCCGCTTACGACGTTTTCTTCGCTAAGGGATGGACCGACGCGGGGGTCGCTCGTTCGGCTAATGTGCTGGCCAAATCCATTCTGCTTAATGAGCGCTCTGTCCATCCGGTCTGCTCACGCCTCGATGGCGAATATGGTTTGGGCGATATCTCCATGTCCGTCCCCGCGGTTCTGGGTGCCGAGGGTTTGATCCGCCGCCTTCCTCCGATTGTCGACGCGTGGGAGCAAGAGAAGTTAGAGGAATCGGCTGATTCAATTCGCGCTGTGTACGCTGAAGCGATCAAATGA
- a CDS encoding ABC transporter ATP-binding protein: MTSSAGNSTIAIDVQEVTHKFGKHTALDGISLAVDTGEVVAVLGPNGAGKSTLLDVILGLSPPSAGTTSVCGLTPASAVHSGLIGAALQDGGLPRTMTVERIVRTLTSVHPQRLRRSTVFKDPTLNRLKKHKIGELSGGQRQRLRLALATMSNPHILVLDEPSAGLDVTTRSELWSAIQTMADDGVTVLFATHYLTEAERYADRVIVMNAGRIVASGTPEQLTSRYPTIIRASLATRDGWGCQNSFAPQSSPFTAEGSAPAGARESPSSMSQDSAALDVDERIRACLSASDTYERYGDDIIIHTTQPDHVLLHTLQHKLLIHPTVNRAALEDAFSELTR, encoded by the coding sequence ATGACCAGTTCAGCGGGCAATTCAACCATTGCCATCGATGTCCAGGAAGTCACTCATAAGTTTGGAAAACATACTGCGCTCGACGGTATCTCACTAGCAGTTGATACCGGCGAAGTTGTGGCTGTGCTCGGTCCCAACGGCGCAGGTAAGTCCACGCTTCTCGACGTCATCCTCGGGCTTTCCCCACCGAGCGCCGGCACGACCTCCGTGTGCGGTCTCACTCCTGCGAGTGCAGTGCACAGCGGGCTAATCGGAGCCGCACTCCAAGACGGTGGCCTGCCAAGAACGATGACCGTCGAGAGAATAGTACGAACCCTCACCTCCGTTCATCCCCAACGCCTTAGGCGTAGCACAGTCTTTAAAGATCCCACTCTCAACAGGCTGAAGAAACACAAAATCGGGGAACTTTCTGGAGGACAACGCCAACGACTTCGTCTCGCACTAGCCACCATGTCAAACCCTCATATCCTTGTTCTCGACGAGCCCAGTGCGGGATTAGATGTCACAACTCGTTCTGAACTGTGGAGCGCCATTCAGACCATGGCCGACGATGGCGTCACCGTACTTTTCGCCACGCATTACCTCACAGAAGCTGAGCGATATGCGGACCGGGTTATCGTCATGAATGCTGGGAGAATCGTCGCCAGCGGAACGCCCGAGCAGCTGACCTCGCGCTACCCCACAATCATCCGTGCTTCGCTGGCGACTCGCGACGGTTGGGGCTGCCAGAACAGTTTTGCGCCACAGTCCTCCCCCTTCACAGCCGAAGGGTCGGCGCCCGCCGGGGCACGCGAGTCCCCATCCAGCATGTCCCAGGACAGCGCTGCGTTAGACGTCGATGAGCGCATCAGAGCTTGTCTGTCTGCCAGCGACACATACGAGCGGTATGGCGACGACATCATCATCCACACGACCCAACCCGACCACGTGCTCCTCCACACCCTTCAGCACAAATTGCTTATTCACCCCACGGTGAATCGTGCTGCGCTCGAGGACGCGTTCAGCGAACTTACTCGGTGA